A stretch of DNA from Serinibacter arcticus:
GCGGTCCAGCCGGCGTCGGCGACCTTGAAGTCGAGGCGACCGCTCGCGTCGAAGAGCAGCTCGAAGCGGTCGCAGTTGTACACGAAGCGGTAGGACGGCGAGGTCCCCCAGCTGTTCATCCCGCCCCGGAGGAAGAGCTCGCGCTCGCCGTAGGGGTTGGGGATGCAGTCGGCCCGGGCGGCCGAGACCGCCTCGGCGGCGGCGGTGACGGCGGCGGAGGCGGGGAAGACCCCGCCGTCGTCCTCGGGGGTGATGTCGACGGCGTTGACGCCGTCGCTGGTCGGGGCGTTCGGATCGGCGGTGGCGGTGGCCATCACCGACAGTCCGCTCGCGGTCAGGACGAGGGCGACGAGCGCCCCGATCCCACGTCTGGGTCCAGCACGTCTCATCGTTTCTCCTTTGGCGATGACGGCGCCACGCACCCGGACGCCTCGAGGTCAGCCGAGGAGAGGGGTGGGTAGCAAGCAAGCGGCAATGCTTGCGCAAGCGGTTTCAGACTAGGGCGACCCGACGACGTGGCACAAGGGGCTGGCAAGCGTTTCCCTGCGCCGATCTGAACTTTTCCTTGAGGGCAGGCGAAGAGAATCGCGGAGCTCGATCTGCAAAGTACTGCAACAACTTGCGAGGCGTGCCGTCGGACGGCGCGGGCAGACCATCTCGCCTAGCGTGGAGCGCGCCGACGGAAGGACCCCCGTGCACGACGCCCCGAGCACCGACGACCTCGACCGCCCCTTGCTGGAGACCCTGCGCTACGACGCTCTCACCGCCACACCCAGCTCCACCGACGTCGCGCGGGTCCGCGAGCACGCCACGCTCGGCGCCTACGGCCCCGACCAGCTGGCCGCCGTCGACCGGAACGCGCCGAAGCCGCTCACGATGGGGCTGTTCGTCGGCGGGTTGTTCGCCGGGATCCCGCTCATCGTCACGCTCGTGTACCTCGTCCGGGGCGAGGGGGACACCGCGTTCGCAGGCCTGGTGCTGACGGCCGGGATCTTCGTGGTCCCCGGGGCGCTCGGAGTCATCGGCGCGGTCGTCTCCCGCCGGAACCGGTGGCGTCGACACACCCGGGTGGCCCTGTTCGCGGAGGCGAACGGGCTCGGGTTCCGCCCCGTGGCCGACGCCGCGCTCGTCCCGCCCGCGGTGCGGTCGGCCGGCTCTCCCACCGACGTGATGCACGCGGACCTGGTGACCGGACGGGTGCAGGGGCAGCAGGTGAGCCTGGGGGTGCGCACGTCCCGGGTCACGACGAAGGACCCCCAGGAGACCCACCACCTCGTGTGGGCCGCGCTGCAGCTCGACCCGCTCTGGGCCGGACGGGCGACGGGCTGGCACCGCCTCGCCGCGCGCGTGGGCGAGCTCCGGCCGGACAAGACCGAGTTCGACCTGTGGCGGGACGAGGAGTGGGTCGTGGTGGGGTTCACCAGCCAGACGGGTTCGCTCGACGTCGTCCCGGCGCTGATGGCGATGATCGACGTGGCGCTCGCGACGCAGAACGGCGAGGCGGCCTGAGGGGGGCCTCCGCCGTCGCCGTCGCCGCGGGATCGGCCCCCTGGCCCGCCCCCTCTGACCACACCGGTGCTGCGGTGGTTGCGGATGGCGGGTCGTCAACCGCAACCAGCGCAGCAGCGGTGTGGGGTGGGGGAGTGCGGGCGGGCCGCGTGGGCTGGACGCCGCCGGATCAGTCGTAGCCGGGCTCAGGACCGGTCGGGGGTGTCAGCCCGGTCGGGCGCGACGATGAACCCGTCGACGTCGTCGCCCCACACCCGCAGCGCCGTCGACCCGGTGCCCCAGAGCCAGGCGAGGTGGGCGCAGAAGATGCCGTCGAGCTCGTCCTCGAGGCGCTTGAGGTCGACGGGGCGCGACGCCGTCGCGAGCGTCGCGCGGTGCGCCCGCCACCGCGGGTGCCCGGCCAGGGCGAGCGGCTCGAGGGCCTCCAGGTGCGCCATCAGGACGCCGAGCGAGACGCGGCGGTCCTCGATCGTGCGCGTCGACCGCGGCTTGTAGGGAATGACGCGGTCGAGCCCGAAGAGTCCGACCATCGCCGGGTGCGGGTAGACCTCGATGCAGGCAGCGGGCACGACGGCGGCCGAGGTGTCGAGGGAGGGGCGGGCGGTACCGATGCGCCAGCCGAACCGGGTCGCGAGGGTCTCGCCCCGGGGCGGGTCGAACAGAGGATTGGTGCGGTTCGACGGATAGGTGCCGGCGTCGGCGGAACGGTAGGCGCGGGTGAGCTCGCGCTCGACGGGCCGGGAGCCGGTGGCGTTGGGGACGACGAGCGGGGCGTCGACGGCGACCACCGCGAGGTCCGCCAGGTGCGGGGAGAGCCAGGCCGCGACGTCGTCGTCCGAGATCACGGTCGCCGAGTCGATGAGGCGGCCCGTGGCGTCGACGACGGCGATCCCGCTCGCGTTCCGCGCGGACCACGCGAGGTCGAGGCCGAGGTAGCGGGCGCCGGACTCCGTGTCTCTCACGGGACGAGCGTCGCACGACGACGCCGACGCGAGTGGCGCGTTCGGCGCGGTTCGGGCCGCCGATCCGCGCCGGACGCGCCAGTCGTGCGGCGGATCCGCGCCGGACGCACCAGTCGACCGGCCGGACCAACCGCCCGCCTCGACCGCCCGACCTGCCGTGGGGACCTCTCCCCTTGATCCACTACGCGAACAGAGGCAGGCTCGGCGAGGGCCGCCAGGCCCCGACGACACGAGGGAGCACGCCGGTGAGCAGCGAGAACGAGGGAGCACGCCGGTGAGCAGCGAGAACGAGGGGTCGGCCGCCCGTCCGACGAGGCGTCGCGAGGGATGGATCGTGGTGGGCGCGCTGGTGCTCGCCGTCGCGACGTGGCTCGTGATCTCGTACCTGAACGACGACGCGCGCCAGGTGCGTGGCACGGTCGCCTCCTACCTCGCGGCGCTCGAGGAGGGCGACGCCGAGACGGCCGTCGCCCTGATCGCGGGGCGGGGACAGGGCGAGTGCCCGGACCTGCTGACCAGCGCGGTCTACTCGACGGTGGCCGCGCGCCCGACCGACGCGGAGATCACGGACGTCCGGGTCAACGCCGACGACGACGGCCCGGCCGCGAGTGCCTCCGTCTCCTACGCCCGGGGCGAGGACGGCGAGCGGGCGACGGCGCAGCTGACGCTGTCGCGCGACTCGGACGGGTGGCGGCTCGACGGCGACTCCGACCTCGTGCCGTCGCCGACGCAGATCGTGGCGAACGGCCCCGGCGAGGTCTGGGTCAGCGGCGGGTGCGGCGTCGTCGACGGCCGCGTCCTCCTGGCCGAGGCCCTCCCGGGCACGTACGACGTGATCTACCGCGACCCGTTCCGCGTCGCGGAGGCGGCGCCGGTCGAGGTGACGATCCCGACGACAGGCCGGACCGAGCTCGACCCGGCGCCCGCCGCCGAGATCGTCGACACCGTGACCGCGCAGGTGACGGGCTGGGTCGAGGAGTGCCTCGCCTCCGGCTACGCCGGGCCGGTGTGCGGGGAGGAGAGCGTCCCCGCGGACTGGCTCGACGTCACGAGCACGCGGGAGGGGTGGGACCCGGACCTCGGGATGTCCGTCCACGAGGACGGCTGGCACTTCCAGGCGCTCCCGATCCTCGAGGTCGAGGGCACGCTGAGCTGCGAGGGCGACGCCTCTCCGTCGTGCGTGCCCGGTGAGCCCGCCGACGCTCGCGCCTACCTCGTCCTGCGCGGCACGGTCGCGGTGGACGACAGGGGTGCGGTGACGGTCACGCGGACGTCGTGAAGGCGCCTCAGCCGGCGGAGAGGTCCCAGGTCCCTGCGCCCTCCACCGACACGGAGTCCAGCGTCTGACCCTCGGGCACGACGAACACGTGGCAGCTCACCAGGGCGTCCGCCGCCGGGTCGTCGACGACGCCGGGGCAGTCCGCGGCGCTCCAGCCCCCGACGGAGGCGGCCGCGAGCGTCAGGGTCGACGACGTGCGTCCCTCCCAGGCGTCCGCGTTCAGCGCCGGCGCGTCCTCGAACGAGAGCCCCTCGCGGGCGCCGGGCTCCAGGTCGACCCGGTAGTCCACGAGCCAGGGCACGCCGTCGAGGTCGGTGCCGAGCAGGCCGGCCAGCCCGAGCTCGGCGGCGTCGTGGGCGGTCGCCGCCGTCACGGTGAGGGCGACGGCGGGGGCCTCGCCGTCGAGGTCGACCGTGTCGCCGAGCGTCTGCGGCGCGGCGAAGGCGCTGCACGCGCTGAGGGCGACGGCGGAGGTCGCGGCGAGGGCGACGAGGGCGGGCTGGGCGTGGCGGGACGGTGTGGAGCGGAGCATCCCTCCACGCTACGAACTCGACCGGGGGCCGGGGAGCGCAGAATCGACGACTCCCGGACCCCCGCGGCGGCTGCTAGATCAGGGCGGTGACGGCGGTTTCGATGCCGCGGAGCTCGGCGAGGCCGACCAGGCGTCCGATGAGGGGGTAGCCGGGGTTGGTGGTGCGGTGCTGGTCGTCGAGCATCTGGTGGCCGTGGTCGGGACGCATCGGGATCCGGGGACCACCCTGCGGCAGGGCCGCCCGCCGACGCTCCTCCTTCACCAGCGCGGTGATGACCCCGACCATGTCGACATCACCCGCGATGTGATTGCCCTCGTGGAAGCTGCGCGGATCGTCCTCGCGCACCGTGGAGCGCAGGTGGGCGAAGTAGATCCGCTCAGCGAACTCCCCCGCCATCGCGACCAGGTCGTTCTCGGCCCGCACCCCGTAGGAGCCCGTGCAGAACGTCAACCCGTTCGCGACCGACGGCGCCGCCGCGAGCACCTCACGAGCATCGGAGGCGGTGGAGACCACCCGGGGAAGACCCAGCAGCGGTCGGGGCGGGTCGTCGGGATGGATCGCCAACCGCACCCCCAGCTCCTGCGCGACCGGCACCACCGCCTGGAGGAAGGCCGCGAGGTTGGCCCGCAGGTCAGCCTCGGACACGGTGTCGTAGGCCGCGATCGCCGCCCGCAGGGTCTCCAGGGTGTGATGCTCCTCCGACCCCGGCAGCCCCGCGATCACCGTCTCGACCAGCTCGGCGCGCCCGGCATCACCGAGCGCGTCGTAGACCTGCCGCGCCTGCTCCTGCTCGAGGTCGTCATACTCCCGCACCGCCCCGGGCCGCTGCAGGATGAACAGCTCGAACGCCGCGAACGCGTCCTGGTCGAACCGCAACGCCCACGCCCCGCTGGGAAGGCGGTGACGAAGATCGGTCCGGGTCCAGTCCAGGACCGGCATGAAGTTGTAGCAGACCACCTCGATCCCGGCCGCGGCCACCGCCCGCAACGACGCGATCCACGTCGCGACAGCCTCGTCCCTACCCGCGTCGCCGCGCTTGATCGACTCCGTGACCGGGATCGACTCCACCACCGACCACGTCAGCCCGGCCTCCTCGATCAGCGCCTTGCGCTCCAGGACCGCCTCCAACGGCCAGGGCCGGTCGTTGGGGATCTCGTGCATCGCATGCACGATCCCCGTCGCCCCCGTCTGACGGATCTCCGCCAACGTCACCGGATCCTCCGGCCCGAACCAGCGCCAGGTGTGCTCCACAGTCGTCTCCCTCGTCAGCGATCGGTGGTGGTGGGATCAGCCGCGCGAGAACCGCAGGTGCATCGACACCGGCGCCGCGTGCAGCTGGGCGTTCGGGAGGACGCCCGGCCCGCAGGCCGCGCTGCCGACGCCGTGCTGGGCGACGTCGAGGTGCAGCCAGAGCTTCCCGTCCCGGGCGAGCTCGTGCGGGTGCGCGGCCTCCTCCAGCGCGAGGTCGGACCACGGCCGGGCCGACAGCTCGATCCCCAGCTGCGGCTCGCGGCCTCGCCGGACCTCGCCGACCTCGATCACCAGCGGCCCGTCGGGCAGCGCGATCTCGGCGCGGGTCACACCGCGACGGGCGCCGTTCTCCTGCGGGTGCGTGTAGCGCGTCTGCAGCTCGCCGAGCGTCCGCTCCCACGCGCCGCCGCGGGCCGCGCGGCCGGAGTCCGCGTAGGACTCCTCGGGGCCGAACCCGTGCCAGGCGACGCGGGCGTCGTCGGGCACGTCGACGTCGAGCACCAGCAGCAGGCCGAGCCGCGCCACGCTCTCGGGCCAGCGCCCCTCGGGGTCGATGGTCACGTGGAGGTCGACGGCGTCGCTCCCGTCCGCGACCGGCCGCCACGTGTAGGCGGTGCGGAAGCCAGCACCCGTGGTCGGGCCAGCCGTCCGCGCCTCGACGCTCACGGCCTCGTCGCGCACCGCGGCCCGGACCTTCCGCTCCGCCAGGAGGTGGAGGCCGACGCTGCGCCACCGCTCCTCGTCCGAGGGGCCGGTCCACATCCCC
This window harbors:
- the uxuA gene encoding mannonate dehydratase, coding for MEHTWRWFGPEDPVTLAEIRQTGATGIVHAMHEIPNDRPWPLEAVLERKALIEEAGLTWSVVESIPVTESIKRGDAGRDEAVATWIASLRAVAAAGIEVVCYNFMPVLDWTRTDLRHRLPSGAWALRFDQDAFAAFELFILQRPGAVREYDDLEQEQARQVYDALGDAGRAELVETVIAGLPGSEEHHTLETLRAAIAAYDTVSEADLRANLAAFLQAVVPVAQELGVRLAIHPDDPPRPLLGLPRVVSTASDAREVLAAAPSVANGLTFCTGSYGVRAENDLVAMAGEFAERIYFAHLRSTVREDDPRSFHEGNHIAGDVDMVGVITALVKEERRRAALPQGGPRIPMRPDHGHQMLDDQHRTTNPGYPLIGRLVGLAELRGIETAVTALI
- a CDS encoding DUF429 domain-containing protein, translated to MRDTESGARYLGLDLAWSARNASGIAVVDATGRLIDSATVISDDDVAAWLSPHLADLAVVAVDAPLVVPNATGSRPVERELTRAYRSADAGTYPSNRTNPLFDPPRGETLATRFGWRIGTARPSLDTSAAVVPAACIEVYPHPAMVGLFGLDRVIPYKPRSTRTIEDRRVSLGVLMAHLEALEPLALAGHPRWRAHRATLATASRPVDLKRLEDELDGIFCAHLAWLWGTGSTALRVWGDDVDGFIVAPDRADTPDRS